The following coding sequences lie in one Gammaproteobacteria bacterium genomic window:
- a CDS encoding peroxiredoxin, protein MKRLLVIAVLTGAAAAPAFASLPVGSRAPQFTAEATLGGKVYSFSLANALKKGPVVLYFYPAAFTKGCTIEAHDFAAAIGKYQALDATVIGVSHDQVAVLQKFSVSACRSKFPVAADTDHRIMRAYDAVLPQDSEYANRTSYVIVPDGTIIYTYTNLNPDQHVANTLAALRDWKATHK, encoded by the coding sequence GCCGCCCCCGCGTTTGCCAGCCTGCCGGTGGGCTCGAGAGCGCCACAGTTCACCGCCGAAGCCACGCTGGGCGGCAAGGTGTACAGCTTCTCGCTGGCGAACGCCCTGAAGAAAGGCCCGGTGGTGCTGTATTTCTATCCGGCGGCTTTCACCAAAGGCTGCACCATCGAGGCGCACGACTTCGCCGCGGCCATCGGCAAATACCAGGCGCTGGATGCCACGGTCATCGGCGTGTCGCACGACCAGGTGGCGGTGCTGCAGAAGTTCTCGGTGAGCGCGTGCCGCAGCAAGTTTCCCGTGGCCGCCGACACCGACCACAGGATCATGCGCGCCTATGATGCGGTGCTGCCGCAGGATTCCGAGTACGCCAACCGCACCTCGTACGTGATCGTGCCGGACGGCACCATCATCTACACCTACACCAACCTCAATCCCGACCAGCACGTCGCCAACACGCTCGCGGCACTGCGGGATTGGAAAGCCACGCATAAATAA
- a CDS encoding glycosyltransferase codes for MRLFQAQLMARRVLYGVYHWGLGHATRSLVLIRALVARGDQVTILMQPGAGMQLLQAELGDRVEYFPFRDTPAPFSRYPAVFYIRMSLSMPWVVAGYRREQRVTERLVKERHFDCVVSDSRIGVWSRAVPSYVIFHSIHQIIPGRIRWMEHLVEWSQHRLLRGFTKVLIPDVEADGGLSGDLGHYPYFNWGTDRLAYIGPLSDVRRPEFAEDLDYFFSVSGIEPQRSLFAERVLAAVPRLEGRIVVTLGDPARMDEVRQIGATTVYGYLDRARQAEMLNRARVVITRSGYTTLMELAELGKRALFVPTPGQSEQEYLARFHHRRGHVYSTTQKKLDIVRDLPRATAASGLPRIDTQHTVERFLQIIG; via the coding sequence ATGCGCCTTTTCCAAGCACAACTCATGGCGCGGCGCGTACTCTACGGCGTGTATCACTGGGGACTGGGCCACGCGACGCGCAGCCTGGTGCTGATTCGCGCGCTGGTCGCGCGCGGCGATCAGGTCACCATACTTATGCAGCCGGGTGCGGGCATGCAGTTGCTGCAAGCGGAACTGGGCGACCGGGTCGAGTATTTTCCATTCCGCGATACGCCCGCGCCCTTCAGCCGCTATCCGGCGGTGTTCTACATACGCATGAGCCTGTCCATGCCCTGGGTGGTCGCGGGTTACCGGCGCGAGCAGCGCGTGACCGAACGGCTGGTCAAAGAGCGGCATTTCGATTGCGTGGTCTCCGACAGCCGCATCGGCGTGTGGTCACGCGCGGTGCCAAGCTACGTGATTTTCCATTCCATTCACCAGATTATCCCCGGTCGCATCCGCTGGATGGAGCATCTCGTCGAATGGAGCCAGCACCGGCTGCTGCGCGGGTTTACCAAAGTCCTGATTCCGGATGTGGAAGCGGACGGCGGGCTGTCGGGCGACCTCGGCCACTATCCGTATTTCAACTGGGGCACGGACCGCCTCGCCTACATCGGGCCACTGTCCGACGTACGCCGCCCGGAATTTGCCGAGGACCTGGATTATTTCTTCTCGGTGTCCGGCATCGAGCCGCAGCGCAGCCTGTTCGCCGAGCGCGTGCTGGCGGCCGTGCCGCGCCTTGAGGGACGTATCGTGGTAACGCTGGGCGACCCCGCGCGCATGGATGAAGTACGCCAAATAGGCGCGACCACGGTTTATGGTTATCTGGATCGCGCGCGCCAGGCGGAGATGCTGAATCGCGCGCGCGTGGTCATCACGCGCTCCGGTTACACCACGCTCATGGAACTGGCCGAACTCGGCAAGCGTGCGTTATTCGTGCCCACGCCCGGGCAGAGTGAGCAGGAGTACCTGGCGCGCTTCCATCACCGGCGCGGCCACGTGTATTCCACCACGCAGAAAAAGCTCGACATCGTGCGCGATCTGCCGCGTGCAACGGCCGCGAGCGGCTTGCCGCGCATCGACACGCAGCACACCGTGGAACGGTTTCTGCAGATTATTGGATAA
- a CDS encoding lysylphosphatidylglycerol synthase domain-containing protein has product MNLHPWLRRAAQPAFILPVLLAAALLIFAFKLGNLGEVVERVKLIPLSVLLAALGFAFVYVALKALQLHLLLANLAVRPGFGPFALAFSVGELTLTLPFGLFAQNWILSASARIRIGRSAAATVVMLLTEIAVVLLLLAVIGVRGWPQLRLAVILALIVFALVLGVFVLYVHHAHRHLQRITHPLLRRMLQESVELLFGLRRLSNPRILAGNLLIAAIYLFALLAAFFFVARGMGLPALGFVTAASIYGFALASVLLGAGLFTQIGTVEVLGMLAAHEWGINYTDGLAMMLGFRLVWTGAMWLINLPVVLVLWRSIRPTGATRIA; this is encoded by the coding sequence ATGAACCTGCACCCCTGGCTGCGTCGCGCGGCCCAACCGGCGTTCATCCTGCCCGTACTTCTGGCCGCAGCGCTGCTGATCTTCGCCTTCAAACTCGGCAACCTCGGCGAGGTGGTGGAGCGCGTCAAGCTGATTCCGTTGAGCGTGTTGCTGGCTGCGCTGGGCTTCGCCTTCGTGTATGTCGCGCTCAAGGCCCTGCAACTGCACCTGCTGCTCGCCAATCTGGCGGTGCGCCCGGGCTTCGGGCCGTTCGCACTGGCGTTCTCGGTGGGTGAACTCACACTCACCCTGCCGTTCGGCCTGTTCGCCCAGAACTGGATTCTGTCCGCCTCGGCGCGCATCCGCATCGGGCGCAGCGCCGCCGCCACGGTGGTGATGCTGCTCACCGAGATTGCGGTGGTACTGCTGCTGCTCGCGGTCATCGGCGTGCGCGGCTGGCCGCAACTGCGCCTGGCGGTGATCCTGGCGCTGATCGTGTTCGCGCTAGTGCTCGGCGTGTTCGTGCTGTACGTGCATCACGCGCATCGCCACCTGCAGCGCATCACGCATCCGTTGCTGCGCCGCATGTTGCAGGAAAGCGTGGAACTGCTCTTCGGCCTGCGCCGCCTGTCAAACCCGCGGATTCTTGCCGGCAACCTGCTGATCGCCGCCATTTACCTGTTTGCACTGCTGGCGGCGTTCTTTTTCGTGGCGCGCGGCATGGGCCTGCCCGCGCTCGGTTTCGTGACCGCCGCCAGCATTTACGGATTCGCGCTGGCCAGCGTGCTGCTCGGCGCCGGCCTGTTCACCCAGATCGGCACCGTGGAGGTGCTGGGCATGCTGGCCGCGCACGAGTGGGGCATCAACTACACCGACGGCTTGGCCATGATGCTGGGCTTTCGCCTGGTGTGGACCGGAGCCATGTGGCTGATCAATCTGCCGGTGGTGCTGGTGTTGTGGCGCAGCATCCGTCCGACCGGCGCCACCCGCATCGCCTGA
- a CDS encoding glycosyltransferase, which translates to MLILAALSLLLWILLWLAPWQPWRCRERLEPEPGAVPLHPDFSVLIPARNEADTIGRALAALRDTAPDAQVILIDDESSDATAELARAAGLRNLTLVPGSPPPAGWTGKLWALEQGLAEVRTARVLLLDADIELAPGMLAALQRKADEGYALVSVLAAPRFEGAAARWLLPAFVYFFKLLYPFALANRRGSRVAAAAGGVILINRQVLLDAGGFTAWRDAIIDDCTLAAHVKRAGQRCYLGLTHGARSLRQQDLAGIVGMIARSAYVQLHESPWLLLGTTAGMLLVFWVPPAGLAFAGVTRWLGLAALLLMLFSYLPTLLYYRRNPLAAVGLPLTATVFLAATWYSALRAWLGTRSVWKQRRYPRRAN; encoded by the coding sequence GTGCTGATTCTTGCCGCCCTGTCACTGCTGCTGTGGATACTGCTATGGCTTGCGCCGTGGCAGCCATGGCGCTGCCGCGAACGGCTGGAACCCGAGCCGGGTGCGGTTCCCCTGCATCCCGATTTCAGCGTGCTGATTCCGGCACGCAATGAAGCCGACACCATCGGACGGGCGCTGGCCGCGCTGCGCGACACCGCGCCCGACGCGCAAGTAATATTGATAGACGACGAATCGAGCGACGCTACCGCGGAGCTGGCGCGTGCCGCCGGCCTGCGCAATCTCACACTCGTGCCGGGCAGTCCGCCGCCGGCCGGCTGGACGGGGAAGCTCTGGGCGCTGGAACAGGGTCTCGCCGAGGTCAGGACCGCGCGCGTGCTGCTGCTGGATGCCGACATCGAGCTCGCGCCCGGCATGCTCGCCGCGCTGCAGCGCAAGGCGGACGAGGGTTACGCCCTGGTCTCGGTGCTCGCGGCGCCGCGTTTTGAGGGCGCGGCCGCACGCTGGCTGTTGCCGGCCTTCGTGTATTTCTTCAAGCTGCTGTATCCGTTCGCGCTTGCCAACCGTCGCGGCAGTCGCGTGGCCGCGGCCGCGGGCGGCGTGATTTTAATAAACCGCCAGGTGCTGCTGGATGCCGGCGGTTTCACCGCCTGGCGCGATGCCATCATCGATGACTGCACGCTCGCGGCGCACGTCAAACGCGCCGGCCAGCGCTGTTATCTCGGCCTGACGCACGGCGCGCGCAGCCTGCGGCAACAGGACCTGGCCGGGATCGTCGGCATGATTGCGCGCAGCGCCTATGTGCAGTTGCACGAATCGCCATGGCTGCTGCTCGGCACCACCGCCGGCATGCTGCTGGTATTCTGGGTACCGCCGGCGGGATTGGCATTTGCTGGCGTGACGCGCTGGCTGGGGCTGGCGGCGCTGCTGTTGATGTTGTTCAGTTATCTGCCGACTCTCTTATATTATCGGCGCAACCCACTAGCCGCCGTGGGCCTGCCGCTGACGGCCACGGTGTTTCTCGCTGCCACCTGGTATTCGGCGTTGCGCGCCTGGCTGGGCACGCGCAGCGTGTGGAAGCAGCGCCGTTATCCGCGCCGCGCCAACTGA
- the hpnH gene encoding adenosyl-hopene transferase HpnH, producing the protein MSIPVRQQLKVASYIINRKLHGVKRYPLTLMLEPLFQCNLECPGCGKIDYESHILKQRLSVEECMHAVDECGAPMVSLAGGEPLIHKDIQEIVAGFIARGKYVYLCTNAILLEKKLDLFTPSPQLTFSVHLDGLRARHDESVARAGVFDVATSAIRAAKRRGFRVNINTTLFTTAKPDEVAEFFSFATEDLKVDGITFSPGFAYEHAPRQDVFMGRRQSKELMRKIFTNRKQNRRKWALSQSSLFIDFVCGNQGYQCSAWSMPCRNVFGWQKPCYLLVDEGYVPTFKDLIDNTDWDHYGVGRNPKCANCMAHCGFEGTAADDAFLHPLKALWVRMRGPKLTGPFAPDPPMQYPPVPPRAPARAPQPASQTQH; encoded by the coding sequence ATGTCCATTCCCGTACGCCAGCAACTCAAGGTCGCGTCCTACATCATCAACCGGAAGCTGCACGGCGTAAAACGTTACCCGCTGACGCTCATGCTGGAGCCGCTGTTCCAGTGCAACCTCGAATGCCCCGGCTGCGGCAAGATCGACTACGAATCGCACATCCTCAAGCAACGCCTGTCGGTCGAGGAATGCATGCACGCGGTGGACGAGTGCGGTGCGCCCATGGTGTCGCTGGCCGGCGGCGAGCCGCTGATTCACAAGGACATCCAGGAGATCGTCGCGGGCTTCATCGCGCGCGGCAAGTACGTGTACCTCTGCACCAACGCGATCCTGCTGGAAAAGAAACTCGACCTGTTCACGCCGTCCCCGCAACTCACGTTCTCGGTGCATCTCGACGGCCTGCGCGCACGCCACGACGAAAGCGTAGCGCGCGCGGGTGTGTTCGACGTCGCCACCTCCGCCATTCGCGCAGCCAAGCGCCGCGGTTTCCGCGTCAACATCAACACCACGCTGTTCACCACTGCCAAACCCGACGAAGTGGCGGAATTCTTCAGCTTTGCCACCGAAGATCTCAAGGTCGACGGCATCACCTTCTCGCCGGGCTTCGCCTACGAGCACGCGCCGCGCCAGGACGTGTTCATGGGCCGGCGCCAGTCCAAGGAATTGATGCGCAAGATCTTCACCAACCGGAAGCAGAACCGCCGCAAGTGGGCACTGTCGCAATCCAGCCTGTTCATCGACTTCGTGTGCGGCAACCAGGGCTACCAGTGCAGCGCGTGGAGCATGCCGTGCCGCAACGTGTTCGGCTGGCAGAAGCCCTGCTACCTGCTGGTGGACGAAGGCTACGTGCCGACCTTCAAGGATTTGATCGACAACACCGACTGGGATCATTACGGCGTCGGGCGCAATCCCAAATGCGCCAACTGCATGGCGCACTGCGGCTTCGAAGGCACCGCCGCCGACGATGCGTTCCTGCATCCGCTGAAGGCCCTGTGGGTGCGCATGCGCGGACCGAAACTCACCGGGCCGTTTGCCCCGGATCCGCCCATGCAATATCCGCCGGTCCCGCCGCGGGCTCCGGCGCGCGCACCGCAACCCGCCTCGCAGACGCAACACTGA
- the ispH gene encoding 4-hydroxy-3-methylbut-2-enyl diphosphate reductase gives MQVLLAQPRGFCAGVTRAIDVVEQALKIFGPPVYVLHEIVHNQHVVNDLRGKGAIFTENLADVPKGAVTIFSAHGVSDRRVQEARERGLKVIDATCPLVAKVHVQAQKYEQSGYELIIVGHPGHPEVEGTRGRISGPVHVISEPEEVAALKVRDPEHVAYVTQTTLSVDDTLRVITALKQRFPGIRGPETKDICYATQNRQNAVRELAKNADVIVVVGARNSSNSNRLREVGEQAGLRSYLVQDAKELERAWFKADDRVGVTAGASTPEALVSEVLATLAAWGHAEVRKMEGPAERVKFLPPQELSNHKIKARG, from the coding sequence ATGCAAGTACTACTCGCCCAGCCCCGTGGCTTCTGTGCCGGGGTGACGCGTGCCATTGACGTGGTCGAGCAGGCGCTCAAGATATTCGGCCCGCCGGTATATGTACTGCATGAGATCGTGCACAACCAGCACGTGGTCAACGACTTGCGCGGCAAGGGCGCGATCTTTACCGAGAACCTCGCGGACGTGCCCAAGGGTGCGGTCACGATCTTCAGCGCGCACGGCGTTTCCGACCGGCGCGTGCAGGAAGCGCGCGAGCGCGGCCTGAAAGTGATCGATGCCACCTGCCCGCTGGTAGCCAAGGTGCACGTACAGGCGCAGAAATACGAGCAGTCCGGTTACGAACTCATCATCGTCGGCCATCCGGGACATCCGGAAGTCGAGGGCACGCGCGGCCGGATCAGCGGCCCGGTGCATGTGATCTCCGAACCCGAGGAAGTCGCGGCGCTCAAGGTGCGCGATCCCGAACACGTCGCCTACGTCACGCAGACCACGCTCTCGGTGGACGACACGCTGCGCGTCATCACCGCGCTCAAGCAGCGTTTTCCTGGCATCCGCGGTCCGGAGACCAAGGATATCTGCTATGCGACCCAAAACCGCCAGAACGCAGTGCGCGAACTCGCCAAGAACGCCGATGTGATCGTGGTGGTGGGTGCGCGCAACAGCTCGAACTCCAACCGGTTGCGCGAGGTCGGCGAACAGGCCGGCCTGCGCTCCTACCTGGTGCAGGATGCCAAGGAACTGGAGCGTGCCTGGTTCAAAGCCGATGATCGCGTGGGCGTCACGGCCGGCGCCTCGACGCCTGAAGCACTGGTCAGTGAAGTGTTGGCAACACTCGCCGCCTGGGGCCACGCCGAGGTACGCAAGATGGAAGGGCCGGCGGAGCGCGTGAAATTCCTGCCCCCACAGGAACTGAGCAACCACAAAATAAAAGCCAGAGGCTGA